A stretch of Fimbriimonadaceae bacterium DNA encodes these proteins:
- a CDS encoding rod shape-determining protein produces MRSENATPQFLKQFLSKFGRDIGIDLGTANTLVHVAGRGVVLREPSVIAINKDTGEVYAVGEEAKRMLGRTPANIVAIRPLKDGVIADYDQTEKMLKYFIGKVSKRFLLRQSVVVGIPSGVTEVERRAVIQATRRAGATQAFVIEEPMAAAIGAGMPIEDPIGSMIVDIGGGTTEVAVISLAGIVHSRSIRIAGDEIDDAISAYIRRAYNLYVGDRTAEQTKIEIGSAFPLEQELNIQVKGRDLVTGLPRSAVITSEEVRMAIAEPLNAIVEAVKLTLEATPPELAADAMNSGIFLAGGGALLRGIDHLISQETGLTVHIANDPLSCVVIGTGKVVEAMHENPEIRRMLEKSSRT; encoded by the coding sequence GAGTGAAAACGCGACGCCGCAGTTCCTCAAGCAGTTCCTCTCGAAGTTCGGGCGCGACATCGGGATCGATCTGGGGACGGCGAACACCCTCGTCCACGTCGCCGGCCGAGGCGTGGTGCTCCGCGAGCCGAGCGTGATCGCGATCAACAAAGACACCGGCGAGGTGTATGCGGTCGGAGAGGAGGCCAAACGGATGTTGGGCCGGACTCCGGCGAACATCGTGGCGATCCGGCCGCTCAAGGACGGGGTGATCGCAGACTACGACCAGACCGAGAAGATGCTCAAGTACTTCATCGGGAAGGTGTCGAAGCGGTTCCTGCTTCGCCAAAGCGTCGTCGTGGGCATTCCGAGCGGCGTGACCGAGGTCGAGCGCCGCGCGGTCATCCAGGCGACGCGCCGCGCCGGAGCCACGCAGGCCTTCGTGATCGAAGAGCCGATGGCCGCCGCCATCGGGGCGGGAATGCCGATCGAGGATCCGATCGGGTCGATGATCGTGGACATCGGCGGCGGCACGACCGAGGTGGCCGTGATCTCGCTGGCGGGCATCGTGCACTCGCGCTCGATCCGCATCGCGGGCGACGAGATCGACGACGCGATCAGCGCGTACATCCGACGCGCCTACAACCTGTACGTGGGCGATCGGACCGCCGAGCAGACGAAGATCGAGATCGGGAGCGCCTTTCCGTTGGAGCAGGAGCTGAACATCCAGGTCAAGGGTCGGGACCTCGTGACGGGTCTCCCCCGAAGCGCCGTGATCACGAGCGAAGAGGTGCGCATGGCGATCGCAGAACCGCTCAACGCGATCGTGGAGGCGGTCAAACTCACGTTGGAGGCCACCCCTCCCGAACTAGCCGCCGACGCGATGAACAGCGGCATCTTCTTGGCGGGCGGAGGGGCTCTCCTGCGCGGGATCGACCACCTGATCTCCCAGGAAACGGGGTTGACCGTGCACATCGCCAACGACCCTCTGAGCTGCGTCGTGATCGGGACGGGCAAAGTCGTGGAGGCGATGCACGAGAACCCCGAGATCCGACGAATGCTGGAGAAGTCATCAAGGACGTAA
- a CDS encoding rod shape-determining protein MreC, translated as MDWLLLVALCGLGIALGRMQTTARQAGRLDGVSQTVMSAVHPASKTLEGALDGVADFVTGIVSANDLVSRNRALEARVRAMEQYDERVKALTQDIDALRREIGLEPVAGRKKIAANVTMYFPYENRIVIDVGKKQGVWSGLPVVTADGLLGVVQVVEEHVSHVSLLSSPTLRVGAVTNRDPAPAGLLHGESSDVLIFELLDSKQPVETGDLVMTSGFSENIPRNIPIGRVVRLEDDREFGTRRAQVYPFAQIGNVREVFVLR; from the coding sequence TTGGATTGGCTGCTCTTGGTGGCCCTTTGCGGGCTGGGGATCGCGTTGGGCCGGATGCAGACGACGGCGCGTCAGGCCGGAAGGCTGGACGGGGTGAGTCAGACGGTGATGTCGGCCGTCCATCCAGCCTCGAAAACGCTGGAAGGGGCGCTGGACGGCGTAGCCGACTTCGTCACGGGCATCGTCTCGGCCAACGATCTGGTCTCTCGGAACCGCGCCCTGGAGGCGAGGGTGCGCGCGATGGAGCAGTACGACGAGAGGGTCAAGGCGCTGACCCAGGACATCGACGCGTTGCGGCGCGAGATCGGGTTGGAGCCGGTTGCGGGCAGGAAGAAGATCGCCGCGAACGTAACGATGTACTTCCCCTACGAGAACCGCATCGTCATCGACGTCGGCAAGAAGCAGGGGGTGTGGTCGGGGCTTCCCGTGGTCACGGCAGACGGGTTGTTGGGCGTCGTGCAGGTGGTCGAGGAGCACGTGAGCCACGTGTCGCTGCTCAGCAGCCCCACGCTTCGCGTCGGAGCGGTGACCAACCGCGATCCGGCGCCGGCCGGCCTGCTCCACGGAGAGTCCTCGGACGTTCTGATCTTCGAGCTGCTCGACTCGAAGCAGCCGGTGGAAACGGGCGACCTGGTGATGACCTCGGGCTTCTCTGAGAACATCCCGCGCAACATCCCCATTGGGAGGGTGGTGCGTCTCGAGGATGATCGCGAGTTCGGGACGCGGCGCGCGCAGGTGTACCCGTTCGCGCAGATCGGCAATGTGCGCGAGGTGTTCGTGCTGCGATGA